The proteins below come from a single Streptococcus hyointestinalis genomic window:
- the folP gene encoding dihydropteroate synthase encodes MNIGPYHIDGKAAIMGILNVTPDSFSDGGQYDSVESALKQAEQLIADGAAIIDIGGESTGPGASFVSEEEEIKRVVPAIRAIREAFPDVLLSIDTYKTPVARAALEAGAHILNDVRAGLYDGEMLALAAEKKAPIILMHNQKEKHYDDVTQDVCDFLSERVQAAREAGVPEENIWIDPGFGFPKNEAQNIELLKGLERVTSLGYPVLFGISRKRTVNYLLGGNRDMLERDQGTAALSAWALMKGCRIVRVHNVKANKDLVKVIEQLVD; translated from the coding sequence ATGAATATCGGACCTTATCACATAGACGGCAAAGCCGCTATCATGGGGATTTTAAACGTCACCCCAGATTCTTTTTCAGACGGCGGACAATACGACAGCGTGGAGAGTGCCCTCAAGCAGGCAGAACAACTCATCGCAGACGGCGCAGCCATTATTGACATCGGTGGTGAGTCAACAGGACCTGGCGCTAGCTTCGTGTCTGAAGAAGAGGAAATCAAGCGTGTTGTCCCAGCTATCAGAGCGATTAGAGAGGCATTTCCAGATGTTCTCCTGTCGATAGACACATACAAGACACCAGTGGCTAGAGCAGCACTTGAAGCTGGCGCTCATATTTTAAACGATGTCAGGGCAGGGCTTTACGACGGGGAAATGCTGGCTTTAGCAGCAGAAAAAAAGGCGCCTATCATCCTCATGCACAATCAAAAAGAAAAGCACTATGACGACGTGACGCAAGACGTTTGTGACTTTTTGAGCGAGCGAGTGCAGGCAGCACGTGAGGCAGGTGTACCAGAGGAAAACATTTGGATTGACCCAGGCTTTGGCTTTCCCAAAAACGAAGCGCAAAATATCGAGTTATTAAAGGGTTTGGAACGTGTCACTTCTCTCGGTTATCCAGTGCTTTTTGGCATTTCACGTAAGCGCACGGTGAATTATCTGCTTGGTGGCAATCGTGATATGTTAGAGCGTGACCAGGGCACGGCGGCTCTGTCTGCTTGGGCGCTGATGAAGGGATGTCGTATCGTGCGGGTGCACAACGTCAAAGCTAATAAAGACCTTGTCAAGGTCATTGAACAGTTGGTGGATTAG
- the folK gene encoding 2-amino-4-hydroxy-6-hydroxymethyldihydropteridine diphosphokinase has translation MSKVYLSLGSNMGERKVYLEQAVRALSQLDNTELIAVSPIYETAAWGNTNQDDFLNLCCLLETTFLPEDLLEQTQAIESRLGRVRHEHWGPRTIDIDLLLYDDQTLKSAQLTLPHPYMRQRAFVLQPLLDIEPKLTLPNGNKLAEYLEQLDRSDIHYHSELSLS, from the coding sequence ATGAGTAAAGTCTACCTCAGCCTAGGCAGCAATATGGGCGAGCGTAAAGTCTATCTCGAGCAGGCTGTGAGAGCGCTTAGCCAGCTAGATAATACAGAACTAATCGCCGTGTCACCTATCTATGAGACAGCCGCTTGGGGCAATACCAATCAAGACGATTTTTTAAATCTTTGCTGTCTCCTTGAGACAACGTTCTTGCCAGAAGATTTGCTAGAGCAAACGCAGGCAATCGAGAGTCGGCTAGGGCGTGTGCGCCATGAGCATTGGGGACCTCGAACCATTGACATTGACCTTTTGCTCTATGATGATCAGACGCTAAAAAGCGCTCAGCTTACCCTACCCCACCCTTATATGCGCCAACGTGCTTTTGTCTTGCAGCCCTTGCTGGATATTGAGCCTAAGCTTACTCTGCCAAATGGCAATAAGCTAGCAGAGTATCTGGAACAGCTAGACAGGTCTGATATTCATTACCACAGCGAGTTGAGCTTGTCATGA
- a CDS encoding DEAD/DEAH box helicase has product MNRFPDSWNTLFEEKNITTLTPIQEALFEPITKGQNVLGISPTGTGKTLSYLLPLLLKLQPKKAQQLLILAPNSELAGQLFEVSKTWAEPLGLQAQLFLSGSSQKRQIERLKKGPEILIGTAGRIFELVKLKKIKMMKVDTIVLDEFDELLSDSQYNFVTKICHYVPRNHQMIYISATQKIAQHALADETVRIDLSDTEAAPIKHYYVMLDKRDKTDFLRKLSNIPDFRALVFFNSLSELGACEERLQFHQASAVSLASDINVKFRKVILDKFKQNEISLLLATDLVARGLDIEALDYVVNAELARDKETYTHRAGRTGRMHKEGSVITLVTNKEELKQLKKYAPVQEITLKNQQFYINEN; this is encoded by the coding sequence ATGAACCGTTTTCCTGATAGTTGGAACACACTTTTTGAGGAAAAAAATATCACAACACTCACGCCTATCCAAGAGGCACTGTTTGAGCCTATCACTAAAGGGCAAAATGTCCTTGGTATCAGCCCGACAGGCACAGGAAAGACTCTTTCTTATCTTCTGCCCTTACTCCTAAAATTGCAACCTAAAAAAGCTCAGCAATTGCTTATTCTAGCGCCTAATTCAGAACTGGCTGGGCAGTTGTTTGAGGTCAGTAAAACTTGGGCGGAGCCTCTTGGCTTACAAGCACAGCTCTTTTTATCTGGCTCCAGTCAGAAACGCCAGATTGAGCGTTTGAAAAAAGGACCAGAGATTCTCATTGGTACCGCTGGTCGGATTTTTGAGTTGGTCAAGCTCAAAAAAATCAAGATGATGAAGGTGGACACCATTGTCCTAGACGAGTTTGATGAGCTTTTGAGCGACTCTCAGTACAACTTTGTCACCAAAATCTGCCACTACGTGCCCCGTAATCATCAAATGATTTACATCTCAGCTACACAAAAAATCGCACAGCACGCTTTAGCGGATGAGACGGTGCGTATCGACCTGTCTGATACGGAGGCAGCACCTATCAAGCACTACTATGTCATGCTTGATAAGCGTGACAAAACCGACTTTTTGCGCAAGCTTTCAAACATCCCTGACTTTAGAGCGCTGGTCTTTTTCAATAGCTTGTCTGAACTCGGTGCTTGTGAGGAGCGTTTGCAATTTCACCAAGCGTCAGCCGTGTCTCTTGCCAGTGACATCAATGTCAAATTCCGCAAGGTGATTTTGGATAAGTTTAAACAAAACGAAATTTCTCTCCTTCTTGCGACTGACTTGGTGGCTCGTGGTCTTGATATTGAGGCGCTTGATTATGTGGTCAATGCAGAGCTGGCTCGAGACAAAGAAACCTATACTCACCGTGCTGGACGTACAGGGCGCATGCACAAGGAAGGCTCTGTTATCACACTTGTCACCAACAAAGAAGAACTCAAACAGCTCAAAAAATACGCCCCTGTACAGGAAATCACCTTAAAAAATCAGCAATTTTATATCAATGAAAACTAG
- the folB gene encoding dihydroneopterin aldolase, whose translation MDKIYLDNCRFYGYHGAFSEEQVLGQIFRVDCVLSVDLMAASQTDNLEDTVHYGQVFDCIKEHVERERYALIERLAGVICEDLLATFPKIKKVSLKITKENPPINGHYDSVGIALERERHE comes from the coding sequence ATGGATAAGATATATTTAGACAATTGTCGTTTTTACGGCTATCACGGTGCTTTTTCTGAAGAGCAGGTTTTAGGTCAGATTTTTCGAGTGGACTGTGTCTTGAGTGTTGATTTAATGGCTGCTTCACAGACGGATAATCTAGAGGACACAGTGCATTACGGGCAAGTCTTTGACTGTATCAAAGAACATGTGGAAAGGGAGCGCTATGCGCTGATTGAGCGCTTAGCGGGTGTGATTTGTGAGGATTTGCTTGCGACATTTCCAAAAATCAAGAAAGTCTCTCTTAAAATCACCAAGGAAAACCCGCCCATTAACGGGCACTATGACAGTGTAGGGATTGCATTGGAGCGTGAACGCCATGAGTAA
- a CDS encoding IS110 family transposase: MRAVFGIDVSKASSEVAILVNGEKVHGYTMANDAIGFSRLLGDLKTVHKPEIIFEATGVYSRRLQAFLDEHGYAYIRLNPLEAKKQLDSLRVRKTDQIDAEKLAQSQFVLNRKPTYVQEEVYQNLRDLSRFYQNLTEDIVRAKNRLHKVLQVTFPELETILSTPSGEQYWNLVIAFPCKDFVLELSKDELSKSIRLSTSKRISDKRVAYLAEKLTALANQSYCAVKKTSPMLEEVRYYAKELLRLSEQRQAVLGEMVELAQPLPEYDILLSIPGIAETTATSIIGELGNIRRFQSANQINAFIGIDLRHYESGNFIAKEHITKRGNPYARKILFKCIHNIASASHTNPCHIADFYEKRKRQSQTTSTKPHTIASIHRLIRTMYYLITHNKLYDYTLTQNQ; this comes from the coding sequence ATGCGTGCAGTTTTTGGGATTGATGTGAGTAAGGCAAGTTCAGAAGTGGCCATTCTAGTCAATGGCGAGAAGGTTCATGGCTATACCATGGCTAATGATGCCATTGGCTTTTCTCGGCTACTTGGTGATTTGAAAACCGTCCACAAGCCAGAAATCATCTTTGAAGCAACAGGCGTCTATTCTCGTCGTCTTCAAGCTTTTCTGGATGAACATGGCTACGCTTATATACGGCTCAATCCCTTGGAAGCTAAGAAGCAACTGGATAGCTTGCGTGTGAGGAAAACAGATCAAATTGACGCCGAAAAACTGGCTCAATCTCAATTTGTGCTGAATCGTAAACCCACTTATGTCCAAGAAGAAGTCTACCAAAACTTGCGTGATCTCAGCCGTTTCTATCAGAATCTGACCGAGGACATTGTTCGAGCTAAAAACCGTCTGCACAAGGTCTTACAAGTCACTTTTCCAGAGTTGGAGACTATCTTATCAACACCATCTGGCGAACAATACTGGAACCTAGTCATAGCCTTTCCTTGCAAGGACTTCGTTCTTGAGTTAAGCAAGGATGAACTCTCAAAGAGCATCCGTCTGTCCACTTCAAAACGGATTTCTGACAAGCGTGTGGCTTACTTAGCAGAGAAGCTGACAGCACTAGCTAATCAATCTTATTGTGCTGTTAAGAAAACCTCTCCAATGCTGGAAGAGGTGCGTTACTATGCAAAAGAATTGCTTAGACTTTCTGAACAGAGACAAGCAGTCTTAGGCGAAATGGTGGAACTAGCTCAGCCATTACCTGAATATGACATTCTGCTTTCTATTCCTGGTATCGCTGAGACTACTGCAACAAGTATTATTGGTGAACTGGGAAATATTCGCCGTTTTCAGTCTGCCAATCAAATCAATGCCTTTATCGGTATTGACCTAAGACACTATGAATCTGGAAACTTCATCGCTAAGGAACACATTACCAAGCGTGGCAATCCCTACGCTAGAAAGATTCTGTTCAAGTGCATTCACAATATCGCCTCAGCTAGTCACACTAATCCTTGCCATATCGCAGACTTTTATGAGAAACGAAAAAGACAATCGCAAACGACTTCAACCAAGCCACACACGATTGCCTCCATACACCGTCTCATTCGGACAATGTATTACCTCATTACGCATAACAAACTTTATGATTACACTTTAACCCAAAATCAGTAA
- a CDS encoding IS30 family transposase: MKNKHLTLSDRNDIQIGIEQLKTFSAIATKLGKDPSTISKEVRRNRVVKENSVTSNCEACPLLKKAPYVCNACPKKRSNCGYQKQFYYAKRAQLDYEAKLSDSRTGVALNKEEFYRMDEIVSSAIKKGQHLNHIIASNELSASRASIYRYLEKGYLSTKPIDFPRVVKFRKRRTRKLQPIPKTAKEGRSYEDFQRFLTEKGLSYWLEMDTVTGRIGGKVLLTFNLSFCNFIFARLLDNKTANEVAKHLYAIKNALHQKDMSFCELFPVILTDNGGEFARVDDIEMDVRGESKLFFCDPNRSDQKGRIEKNHTLIRDILPKGTSFDNLTQDDINLVCSHVNSVKRASFNGKSAYDLFAFTFGEELATLLGITKIDPENVIQSPRLLDK, from the coding sequence ATGAAAAACAAACACTTAACTCTCTCTGATCGCAACGATATTCAAATAGGAATCGAACAGCTAAAAACCTTCTCAGCTATCGCTACTAAGCTAGGTAAAGACCCGTCCACAATCTCAAAAGAAGTTCGCAGAAATCGAGTGGTTAAAGAAAATTCTGTGACATCCAATTGTGAGGCCTGCCCTCTACTCAAAAAGGCTCCTTACGTTTGTAATGCCTGTCCGAAAAAGAGAAGCAATTGTGGATACCAGAAACAGTTCTACTACGCAAAAAGAGCTCAGCTGGATTATGAAGCTAAGCTCTCAGATTCGAGAACAGGTGTTGCCCTAAACAAGGAAGAATTCTATCGCATGGACGAGATTGTCTCTTCTGCCATCAAAAAAGGACAACACCTCAACCACATCATCGCCTCAAACGAACTTTCGGCATCCAGAGCTTCTATCTACCGATACCTTGAAAAAGGCTATCTGTCCACAAAGCCCATTGATTTCCCCCGTGTCGTGAAATTCAGAAAGCGGAGAACCAGAAAACTACAACCCATTCCTAAAACTGCCAAAGAAGGACGGTCTTACGAGGACTTCCAACGCTTTCTCACAGAGAAAGGCCTCAGCTATTGGCTGGAAATGGACACCGTTACTGGACGGATCGGCGGAAAGGTACTTCTCACCTTCAACCTCTCTTTCTGTAACTTTATCTTCGCTCGATTACTTGATAATAAAACAGCCAATGAGGTCGCTAAACACCTCTACGCTATTAAGAATGCCCTGCATCAGAAGGATATGAGCTTCTGCGAACTATTCCCTGTCATTCTGACCGACAATGGTGGTGAATTCGCCAGAGTAGACGACATCGAAATGGATGTTCGTGGTGAATCAAAGCTCTTCTTCTGTGACCCCAATCGTTCGGACCAGAAAGGGAGAATTGAGAAGAATCACACACTTATCAGAGATATTCTTCCTAAAGGAACTAGCTTTGACAACTTGACACAGGATGATATCAACCTGGTTTGTTCTCATGTCAACAGCGTCAAACGAGCTTCTTTCAACGGAAAATCGGCGTATGACCTTTTTGCATTTACTTTCGGTGAGGAATTGGCAACACTTTTGGGGATTACTAAAATTGACCCTGAAAACGTCATCCAATCACCTCGATTATTAGATAAATAA
- the udk gene encoding uridine kinase yields the protein MPKKPIIIGVTGGSGGGKTSVSRAILSHFPDENIAMIEHDSYYKDQSHLTFEERVTTNYDHPLAFDTDLMIEHLNELIAGRPVDIPIYDYTQHTRSSETYRQEPQDVFIVEGILVLEDKRLRDLMDIKVFVDTDDDIRIIRRIKRDMEERGRSLDSIIDQYTSVVKPMYHQFIEPTKRYADVVIPEGVSNVVAIDLINTKVASILADATEE from the coding sequence ATGCCTAAAAAACCAATTATTATCGGTGTCACTGGTGGCTCTGGTGGGGGTAAAACCAGCGTGTCACGAGCTATTTTGTCTCATTTTCCAGATGAAAATATCGCTATGATTGAGCACGATTCTTACTACAAAGACCAAAGTCATTTGACCTTTGAAGAGCGTGTCACAACCAACTACGACCATCCGCTTGCCTTTGATACGGATTTGATGATTGAGCACTTAAACGAGCTGATTGCGGGACGCCCAGTCGATATTCCTATCTACGACTATACGCAGCACACTCGTAGCAGCGAGACCTATCGTCAAGAACCTCAAGATGTCTTTATTGTTGAAGGGATTTTGGTGCTTGAGGATAAGCGCTTGCGTGATTTGATGGACATCAAGGTCTTTGTGGACACGGATGATGATATTCGTATCATTCGTCGTATCAAACGTGATATGGAAGAGCGTGGGCGTAGCTTAGATAGCATTATCGATCAGTATACCAGCGTGGTGAAGCCTATGTATCATCAGTTTATCGAGCCGACAAAGCGCTATGCCGATGTGGTCATCCCTGAGGGTGTTAGCAATGTCGTGGCTATTGACTTGATTAACACCAAGGTGGCAAGCATTTTAGCGGACGCTACTGAAGAATAA
- a CDS encoding IS30 family transposase, producing the protein MSTNHSTKKSLYSHLSASERGEISAYLKMGKNPSEIARLLGRHRSTISREIKRGSVSQVQDKNGKRIYSTVYFPDSGQRVYEINRRKSAYHKLSYCSQTFFKELEKALKTKPRCHSVDSFVQTYREKHPLEVIPSTKTVYRYIKDGLLRVKPIDLPKMVCIRKRSKVTPKATKKILGKSIEERPETITNRSEFGHWEIDLVLGKKTKGEAVILTLVERQTRFAIAVKLANKQAETINRAVKSLLSQYPIRSITSDNGSEFSSLSDLKGVEVYFAHPYASHERGTNENFNGLLREFLPKGVSLNSLTTEELNHYVSAINDRPRRLHKYKTANILFGLAQTA; encoded by the coding sequence ATGTCCACTAATCATTCTACCAAAAAATCGTTATACTCACACCTTTCAGCCTCTGAACGCGGAGAAATCAGCGCCTATCTCAAGATGGGCAAAAACCCCTCTGAGATTGCTCGTCTGCTTGGGCGTCATCGCTCAACCATCAGTCGTGAAATCAAACGAGGAAGTGTTTCTCAGGTTCAAGATAAGAACGGGAAACGAATCTACTCAACGGTTTACTTTCCAGATAGTGGTCAACGTGTTTATGAAATCAATCGTCGAAAAAGTGCCTATCATAAACTATCATACTGCTCCCAGACATTCTTCAAGGAACTTGAGAAAGCCCTGAAAACGAAACCTCGTTGTCACAGTGTTGATAGCTTTGTTCAAACTTACCGAGAAAAACATCCACTGGAAGTTATCCCTTCCACCAAGACAGTGTATCGGTACATCAAAGACGGACTGTTGAGGGTTAAACCGATTGATTTACCTAAGATGGTGTGCATCCGAAAACGGTCTAAAGTAACGCCTAAGGCCACGAAGAAAATCTTAGGAAAATCCATTGAAGAACGTCCAGAAACTATTACTAATCGCTCTGAATTTGGACATTGGGAGATTGATTTGGTTCTTGGCAAGAAAACCAAAGGTGAAGCTGTTATTTTGACCTTAGTAGAGCGTCAAACACGATTTGCCATCGCTGTAAAACTGGCTAATAAACAAGCAGAAACTATCAATAGGGCTGTTAAGAGCCTACTATCACAGTACCCTATTCGCTCTATCACATCGGACAATGGCTCAGAGTTCAGTAGCTTGTCAGACTTAAAAGGTGTGGAAGTCTATTTTGCCCATCCTTATGCTTCTCATGAAAGAGGAACAAATGAAAATTTCAATGGTCTCTTGAGAGAGTTTCTCCCAAAAGGTGTCTCTCTTAACTCACTAACGACAGAAGAACTCAATCACTACGTCTCTGCTATCAATGACAGACCTAGACGACTTCACAAGTATAAAACCGCAAATATTTTGTTTGGGCTAGCCCAAACAGCTTAA
- a CDS encoding bifunctional folylpolyglutamate synthase/dihydrofolate synthase — MTYQEALEWIHSKLTFGIKPGLERMDWMLEQLGHPERNLAAVHIVGTNGKGSTTSYLQHIFSIAGYEVGTFTSPYILDFRERISVNGEMMAKTDFLQAVERIKPVVERMPLESDMEPATEFEVITLLMFEYFGHIHPVDIAFIEAGMGGLYDSTNVFKALAVICPSIGLDHQAVLGETHEAIARQKVGVLDQKVPLIYANSRVDVERVFQAKARETDSPTYCLGRDFSIEILGDSFTYRKGACEISAIHLKLLGTHQMANASLAITASLLLEKEYPRVTKDIIKKGLESTHWAGRTELMRQNLMIDGAHNQESIAALVAVMKNYTEKPIKILVAAINTKPAAAMLEQLEEIGQVSVTTFDYPRALTLQDYPDKYTKITSWQEWVDEAKSPDVFYLITGSLYFISQVRQYITKELA; from the coding sequence ATGACTTATCAAGAAGCTCTGGAGTGGATACATAGTAAGCTCACTTTTGGCATAAAGCCAGGGCTTGAGCGCATGGATTGGATGCTTGAGCAGCTGGGACATCCCGAGCGAAACTTAGCGGCTGTCCATATCGTTGGCACCAATGGCAAAGGCTCTACGACCAGCTATTTGCAACACATTTTTAGCATAGCTGGCTATGAGGTGGGGACCTTTACTTCGCCATACATCTTGGACTTTAGGGAGCGCATCAGTGTCAATGGCGAGATGATGGCAAAGACGGATTTTCTGCAGGCAGTAGAGCGTATCAAGCCTGTTGTGGAGCGCATGCCACTTGAGTCTGACATGGAGCCTGCGACAGAGTTTGAAGTGATTACGCTCTTGATGTTTGAGTATTTTGGGCATATCCATCCTGTTGACATTGCCTTTATCGAGGCTGGTATGGGCGGGCTTTACGACTCGACCAATGTTTTTAAAGCGCTGGCTGTCATTTGCCCATCGATCGGGCTTGACCATCAGGCGGTGCTCGGTGAGACCCACGAAGCCATTGCTCGTCAAAAGGTCGGTGTTCTAGACCAAAAGGTTCCTTTGATTTATGCTAATAGCAGAGTGGATGTTGAGCGTGTCTTTCAGGCAAAAGCACGAGAGACAGACAGCCCGACATACTGCCTAGGACGTGACTTTAGCATAGAGATTTTAGGGGATAGCTTTACCTACCGCAAGGGTGCGTGTGAGATTTCAGCTATTCACCTAAAACTTCTAGGAACTCACCAGATGGCAAATGCTAGTCTCGCCATTACAGCAAGTCTTTTGCTGGAGAAAGAGTACCCTCGTGTGACAAAAGACATTATCAAAAAAGGACTAGAGAGCACACACTGGGCTGGGCGGACAGAGCTAATGCGCCAAAATCTCATGATTGACGGCGCCCACAATCAAGAAAGCATAGCAGCCTTGGTTGCCGTGATGAAAAATTACACCGAAAAACCCATCAAGATTTTGGTTGCAGCGATCAATACAAAGCCAGCTGCAGCTATGCTTGAGCAGCTAGAAGAGATAGGTCAGGTCAGTGTGACGACGTTTGACTATCCACGAGCGCTGACTTTGCAGGATTATCCTGACAAATACACTAAAATAACCTCTTGGCAGGAATGGGTGGATGAGGCAAAGAGTCCAGATGTTTTCTACCTCATCACGGGGTCTCTCTACTTTATCTCGCAAGTTAGACAGTATATCACAAAGGAGTTAGCATGA